One window of Mesorhizobium loti R88b genomic DNA carries:
- a CDS encoding ABC transporter ATP-binding protein, translating into MLLFSWFERRLDPFPAAEPVEPPKTLVAFCLHYTRGAWPYILVDAVLVAAIAIAEVWMFGFLGSIVDWLSAANRETFLQTESWKLAGMAFIVLFALPGTVWLHSLLNQQTLMGNYPMRIRWQVHRYLLKQSMSFYQDEFAGRIATKLMQTALAVRECVIKVLDVLNYVIVYFLGMLYIVGSADWRLAAPLAVWLVGYILLLRFFIPRLGKVGEEQANARSVMTGRVVDSYSNIQTVKLFSHSRREATFAREGMTGFLDTVYRSMRLVTVLFGSLYILNSLLLFSVTAISLWLWMGQVVTIGAVAVVIGLVLRMWGMSQWIMWEMSGLFENIGTVHDGIASISLPRLVEDRPDAKEISVSRGEIRFEDIRFHYGKQKGVIEGLSLTVRPGEKVGIVGRSGAGKSTLVNLLLRFYDLESGRILIDGQEIAGVKQDSLRAQIGMVTQDTSLLHRSVRENILYGRPDASEEMLVEAARRAEALGFIGGLLDHNGRNGFDAYVGDRGVKLSGGQRQRIAIARVMLKDAPILILDEATSALDSEAEAAIQENLYKLMQGKTVIAIAHRLSTIAAMDRLVVMDQGRVIEEGSHDELVAKGGLYAQLWQRQSGGFLLEDIPTDVANDAIAKGQAAE; encoded by the coding sequence ATGTTGTTGTTTAGCTGGTTTGAAAGAAGGCTCGATCCGTTCCCGGCAGCGGAACCCGTCGAGCCGCCCAAGACGCTGGTGGCCTTCTGCCTGCATTATACGCGTGGCGCATGGCCCTATATCCTTGTCGACGCGGTGCTGGTGGCGGCCATCGCCATCGCGGAAGTGTGGATGTTCGGCTTCCTCGGCAGCATCGTCGACTGGCTGTCGGCAGCGAACCGCGAAACCTTCCTGCAGACGGAAAGCTGGAAGCTCGCCGGCATGGCCTTCATCGTGCTGTTCGCGCTGCCGGGCACGGTGTGGCTGCATTCGCTGCTCAACCAGCAGACGCTGATGGGCAACTATCCCATGCGCATTCGCTGGCAGGTGCATCGCTACCTGCTCAAGCAATCGATGAGTTTTTACCAGGACGAGTTTGCCGGCCGCATCGCCACCAAGCTGATGCAGACGGCACTCGCCGTGCGCGAATGCGTCATCAAGGTGCTCGACGTCCTGAACTACGTCATCGTCTATTTTCTCGGCATGCTTTACATCGTCGGCTCGGCCGACTGGCGGCTGGCCGCGCCGCTGGCCGTCTGGCTGGTCGGCTACATCCTGTTGCTGCGCTTTTTCATTCCGCGCCTGGGCAAGGTTGGCGAGGAACAGGCCAATGCGCGCTCGGTCATGACCGGCCGCGTCGTCGACAGCTATTCCAACATCCAGACGGTCAAGCTGTTTTCCCATTCGCGCCGCGAGGCCACTTTCGCCAGGGAAGGCATGACGGGCTTTCTCGACACGGTCTATCGGTCGATGCGGCTGGTGACGGTGCTTTTCGGCTCGCTCTACATTTTGAACTCATTGCTGCTGTTCTCGGTCACCGCCATTTCGCTGTGGCTGTGGATGGGCCAAGTGGTGACGATCGGCGCGGTCGCCGTGGTCATTGGCCTGGTGCTCAGAATGTGGGGCATGTCGCAATGGATCATGTGGGAAATGTCGGGCCTGTTCGAGAACATCGGCACCGTGCATGACGGCATCGCCTCGATCTCGCTGCCACGGCTTGTCGAGGACAGGCCGGATGCGAAGGAGATCAGCGTTTCCAGGGGCGAAATCCGCTTCGAGGATATCCGCTTTCACTATGGCAAGCAGAAGGGCGTCATCGAGGGCTTGTCGCTGACGGTGAGACCTGGCGAGAAGGTCGGCATTGTCGGCCGCTCGGGCGCCGGCAAGTCGACGCTGGTCAATCTACTCCTGCGCTTCTACGATCTGGAAAGCGGCCGGATCCTGATCGACGGCCAGGAGATCGCCGGCGTGAAGCAGGATTCGCTGCGCGCGCAGATCGGCATGGTCACGCAGGATACTTCGCTGCTGCATCGTTCGGTGCGCGAGAACATCCTCTATGGCCGGCCGGACGCGTCAGAAGAGATGCTTGTCGAGGCGGCGCGGCGCGCCGAGGCGTTGGGCTTCATCGGCGGGCTTTTGGATCACAATGGTCGCAACGGGTTCGATGCCTATGTCGGTGACCGCGGCGTCAAATTGTCCGGCGGCCAGCGGCAACGCATCGCCATTGCTCGCGTTATGTTGAAGGATGCGCCGATACTTATCCTTGACGAGGCGACGTCGGCGCTGGATTCCGAGGCGGAAGCGGCCATCCAGGAGAACCTCTACAAGCTCATGCAAGGCAAGACCGTCATCGCCATTGCCCACCGGCTGTCGACCATCGCGGCGATGGACAGGCTCGTGGTGATGGACCAGGGTCGGGTCATCGAGGAGGGTTCGCACGACGAACTGGTCGCCAAGGGCGGGCTCTACGCCCAGCTCTGGCAGCGTCAGTCGGGCGGGTTCCTGCTCGAGGACATCCCGACAGATGTTGCCAATGATGCAATTGCAAAGGGCCAAGCTGCCGAATGA